gaatatttgacAAAACACCTTGACTATATCCAAAATATCTTtaattgctgtttttttttttaaaaaatagttaaataaaaaaaattccaaaagtagataaaaatataaaaataagaaataagaaatggCTGAAATTAATATTGCTGATGTACTAATAAAATAACCAAGTcccattttttatattctttctctaatttgtttaatttttcaatttaaatatcgTTTCAAATGCATTTTGGATAAAGCTTctgtaatatgtttttatatatgaaaaaggcTTTTTTCTTGACGatctctataattttataatatctcAAGAAGGTTATTGTAATTTACTCTactgttaatattaattaattaaacatggTACAAGcactcctccttttcttttttctttttttgccatACCTAATTAAGATAGAAATTACAGAAGCTGAAACTGGAAACCGTAAAAAGAAGTTAGCCTACCTTTCCTGATTGTGGTATTGGTTGGTGGAGGAGAACTAATAACAAATggaggagatggagatggagatggtggTGGAGATGTTACTTGAGGAAATAAGTTGTAGTAGGGATACAAATCCCACCGAAAAACACAGTTTGGTTTCTGGGTATAACCTCCTTGATACCCGTTGCAACAACTTTTATAGTAGTCTACGGATTGTTGTAGGCAAACTCTGCAATTACTCGGTGATACATCAGGAGTGCACTGcataaatatatacatttttttagtGGATGTTAGGTCTGCTGTCTCAGCTTCTGGCTTCAGCCTGGATGAGCTCGTGGAAGCTCTTGTTACCGTCTCCCCCAAACCACTCCAAATTTGATCAAACTGTACTCTAAAAGATGGGTCAAGGATAGCCGTATTATATCCAGCATCAGTAGGAGATAGCTCAAGTGATCCAAAAAAATAACGATTCGCATAATGTACAATACATGGAACTGGATTCCCTCCCCATGAAATTGCTTCTTTTTGGTTTGGACATGCTGCCATGAGAGTTTGAATAGCAGAATTGACGCAGCTGAAACAAAAATCAGCTGATGCGGAAGCCATACAGAACACAAGACCATAAACTGTGTCATTGCCTAAACCTATTGTAGTATTGTAGAAACCCCCATTGTTTGTGACATTGGAAGCTAGTGAAAGGAGAACAAGGTCTAGGTTTTTTGCGTAGGTGCTATTAGCTGTAAAGTTTCCTGCGGTATAACAGAATTGAGCATCGGTAAGAGTGATGCTTACGATAATAAcatggaaaagaagagagaCGATAGTTTTAGAACCCATTTCAACAGAGGAAATATTAACTTCTGCTCACAATTTATTTCTTCGTGAAAGAAATCCCTTGCATGGATGGTATTTTATATACCAAGAGGCTATTGGCCACATTGGCATGGTCAATTTGTTAACGaatttaggataaaaaaagagGTTGCAATTTCTTTCACGAAGAAAGTACATGCACTGTGGAGTAATTTTGGCCGTCCTTATAGGGTTTGTAGAGCCGCCATTTGAGAAAAGAAAGTTAGTTAGGCTCCAACATTCTTTAATCTAACATTCCTATTCAAAGAGATGAAATCTTAGTTTaccatgcatatatatatatatagatcttttaaaatcaatgagACAACGAGATGAAATcactattaattttatttcctttacaTGGACATAATTAATTAGCTAACAAGAAGAATTTACaatatatctcaaataaaaattattatcattagtggttgattaatttaaattaaactagttctatatatatttgatgaacGAATTGATAAATCTTGCAAAgactatatattaattttgtgagCAGAAAGTTTAGTTTTCCCTTGAGACAACGCTCTTGTAAAGCATGCAGACATAGCTTTTCGTTATTTGTTTTCTCAAATTATTTCGTTAATCTTTCAATTAATTTGCCAGCTATAGaacaataagaaaattcaacaatGGCGCTCAAATCTAACGACCCATCCCGTGTCATTATTTGGACGATTTAACGGTATTGATGGGGACAAAGCGATTACCTAGTATTTTTGTGGCATCCAAGATTTCCAGTCCGCTTTGGTAAGATACACAAGCTTAGCTCAGAAGCCAAGGTGTCACCGAATCACCTTCTTAAAGGGATTTCCTCTTGATTTCTTGTATCTTTTTTTGGTCGTGTCTCTGTGTGTGTGGTTTTATAGTGGGTGCAAGTTTTCAGCAGAGGAAGAGAGGGTGGTTATAGATTTGCAGGCAGAAATTGAGAACAGATGGGCAAGAATCGCTACGTATTTGCCGGGAAGGACTGATAATGATGTGAAGAATTTCTGGAGTAGGTGGCTGATATGATGATTACTGCTTTCTGGGATTATAAACATGCAATAATTGACTAAAACAAACATCTATGAAGTTGACAAATTTGGCCATCAATAGTTAAACagaattgaaatttatatgttaagcaatgtatttaatatttttttatcttcttcatgcactaaaattataaattatcaaagGAAAACCCAAGAAGCTCCAACTTCTTGGCTTTTGACATCAGGGTGTGGCCGTGTATCTCCTCCACACTCCAACTATTCCAGACGTTGCAGCTACAGGGACcccaaacaaaacttaaaactcATTTGTAGATTAGgtcaataaaaagattaatctttatatcattttgcttgcttaaaatatattgttattctattagttttatttttaaaatgtaaaataaaaaccaaaaaggtTTAATGGCCGTCCCttgtaacttttgtttttgaagaacaagaataaaaaaaagaacttttttagttaaaaaccAAAAAGGTTTCAGGGCCCTCATCGACGTGCGTGAGAGTAAGAAATGATCAGATGCCCAAACTAGGTCTTCTGagagttaattttctttgtgcctttattatttattcattttctatTGCAGTGACTCGATTactctttctatttatttatttattttttgtagttaGGCTGCATTTTAGTTTTATGGCGGCTTTACTTGTGGTCCCAATTCCTGACTGCTTAATTGCCTTTAGACtgtataaaattattcaaagacTCAgtcacatacaaaaaaaaagtcaatagaaAGATCAAGATATTATTTGTCGCCTTCAAAATTGGACCTACCAGATGTCCCACACTAGCGTTGCTGcgttagaatttcaaaactttgatgTTGGAATAGCAATAATGTCATTAATTAATCACTACAGACAACATGTTAACGAATATCGGAATCACTAGCATAAATACCCATGCGTATGGTCGTAGTTAACATTACAAAATTAGTTCCATTTGAGGTGTCGCTGATCttcttgcaagttttttttttttaattagtgaaGGACATGGAAATATGTGTTTGATATGAAAGTCAAAGAGTTGAAATCTTGTGCCAAAGTGGCCCACATATGCCAGCAGAAGAGATCTATtaaaagtaagcaagttttAAAACGACAACGCGATATCAAACAACAAGaagtaaaacaaattaaaaattaacaaaatagacAATGgggtattatttttttgtaatttagcgGTTTCTGCATCAATTCTAGCTCCAGCTTTGTTGTTCTTGACTTTAACTAATTTTCTTAATTGcaacaattattttcataatgcAACATTACACTGACATGGATAACACTTTGTGTATTATATGTATGTCTGTGAGtgtaagattataaaaaaaaaactcttctcaACCAATTAGCTATTGTTAATACTCAAGAAAATGGAAATATTCCAGCGAATCCTCCTATCAGCCAGCTGTCTCCTATGGTGGGTTGCAGCCCCCCGGAGAACCACATCAaatgctcatcaacaaacacaaACTACTGTCATAGCATGAATACAATgttcactaataaaaaaaaacctgaatacAATGAAAACctgaatacattaaaatgagAAGGACATGGATAAACTTTTccattgttattaatttttcatatcagcaattaaacattaaaatctCTCTACCTGAGTGTTCATGCAAGTCAAGTATCAAATCGACTATGTGTAAGTTAACTCAATATGATAAAAGCATGGGtaggcttaattaaaaaaaaaatcagcatgacatagtttgttgttttatttttagatgaagACCAAGAAAATCATCCCTCGACCAACCAACATGGGTTAAAAGTCAAAATCACAACCCGAGAAAAGGGCACAATCAAGATGTGTTCACCTAGGCGGTTAGTTGTAATTTTTCTTCCCCTTATCCTTATTCTCTCCTTGGCTAGCCTTGCACGAGGCCTGAGTTGGGTTGTATTAGAGTCTAAATTGAAGAGTTGTT
This is a stretch of genomic DNA from Populus alba chromosome 11, ASM523922v2, whole genome shotgun sequence. It encodes these proteins:
- the LOC140956185 gene encoding cysteine-rich receptor-like protein kinase 14, which encodes MGSKTIVSLLFHVIIVSITLTDAQFCYTAGNFTANSTYAKNLDLVLLSLASNVTNNGGFYNTTIGLGNDTVYGLVFCMASASADFCFSCVNSAIQTLMAACPNQKEAISWGGNPVPCIVHYANRYFFGSLELSPTDAGYNTAILDPSFRVQFDQIWSGLGETVTRASTSSSRLKPEAETADLTSTKKMYIFMQCTPDVSPSNCRVCLQQSVDYYKSCCNGYQGGYTQKPNCVFRWDLYPYYNLFPQVTSPPPSPSPSPPFVISSPPPTNTTIRKGTKSNTARIIVITVVPAVGAVILVICICLFIRTRKQRERERIESK